In a genomic window of Primulina huaijiensis isolate GDHJ02 chromosome 10, ASM1229523v2, whole genome shotgun sequence:
- the LOC140985528 gene encoding phosphate transporter PHO1 homolog 9-like isoform X3: MSQQSPFISKIGSGRKTRFQCTERMKFGKELASQTVQEWQEAYMDYKHLKKLLKNIFKVRQQSALPYSVSRGGFLKRKSTLHRSFSGLMDGDNCSIRSDDEVILVHPVRPESLENDVFYQTIFLKPSEDGGENEIHFFKILDKEFNKVLRFYKEKVKDVTLQAVELSKQMDKLVALRIEVYKPLMEQNGNLQEVESSNTEPEAKDPVNRGHDEDPATNVVQELGTSQENASENNTFPPAYSFHAKINIEPKCPLMKLRRIIKSTNKSNLTIRIEELRRAEEKLRWAFIQYYRQLGLLKIYRSSNISAFSKIMKKYDKITSRSASNSYLQMIDKSDLGSLDEVNMLIGRVEAAFVKYFSNGNRRKGVKLLKPRNKMEKHRITFVLGMLTGCSVALVIGIIVSMHARGLIRHEGREQYMNNIFPLYSFFGFIFLHMLVYGINTYLWRRFRVNYPFIFGFKSGTELGFREIFLLASALSVLTLVAVLSNLDMEMDPRTQHYQTLTELVPAGLVMILLLITFCPFNIMYRSSRYFLIRCTWRSLFAPLYKVTFSDFFLADQLTSQVQAFRSLQFYICYYGWGDFKRRSNQCLESKCLRRVFEEKNLMQGLNSLKYFLTVVALVIRTIYDFRRGTFWRIMAASSSGVTTIFNTYWDIVMDWGLLQKKARNPWLRDKLLISNRTVYFVAIVSTEMVYFIYILFHLLGLQVVNILLRLVWMQLVLEFNEAPFLHRRAMIALVACLEILRRGIWNFFRFDNTSITILRHRNKLCLVSIFLLFHIFLALARHYKA; the protein is encoded by the exons ATGTCCCAACAATCTCCATTCATTAGCAAAATCGGGAGTGGGAGAAAGACTCGTTTTCAATGCACAGAAAGGATGAAATTTGGCAAGGAATTAGCTTCCCAAACGGTGCAAGAATGGCAGGAAGCATACATGGACTACAAACATCTCAAGAAACTGCTGAAAAACATCTTTAAAGTCAGACAGCAGAGTGCATTACCATATTCAGTAAGCCGAGGTGGTTTCTTGAAGAGGAAATCGACCTTGCACAGATCGTTTAGCGGGTTGATGGATGGAGACAACTGCTCGATAAGGAGTGACGATGAAGTGATATTAGTGCACCCAGTGCGGCCAGAAAGTTTGGAGAATGATGTGTTCTATCAGACAATTTTTTTGAAGCCATCAGAAGATGGTGGTGAAAACGAGATTCATTTCTTTAAGATTCTTGATAAAGAATTCAATAAAGTACTGAGATTTTACAAGGAAAAAGTTAAGGATGTGACTCTGCAGGCAGTGGAGTTGAGCAAGCAGATGGATAAACTTGTCGCCTTAAGGATTGAAGTGTATAAACCTTTGATGGAACAAAACGGGAATCTTCAAGAAGTCGAGTCATCAAATACCGAACCTGAAGCTAAAGATCCTGTGAATAGAGGACATGACG AAGATCCAGCCACGAATGTGGTCCAAGAACTTGGGACCAGCCAGGAAAACGCTTCTGAAAATAATACTTTTCCGCCAGCATATTCGTTTCATGCAAAGATCAATATTGAACCAAAATGTCCTCTTATGAAATTAAGAAGGATCATTAAAAGTACAAACAAGTCGAACCTGACAATCAGAATTGAGGAGCTAAGACGAGCTGAGGAAAAATTAAGATGGGCTTTCATCCAATATTACCGACAGCTCGGACTCCTAAAAATATATCG TTCATCGAATATTTCGGCATTCTCCAAGATCATGAAGAAATATGACAAG ATCACTTCGAGAAGTGCTTCAAATTCTTATTTACAGATGATTGACAAATCGGATCTCGGAAGCTTGGATGAG GTTAACATGCTCATCGGAAGGGTAGAGGCTGCATTTGTTAAGTACTTCTCAAATGGAAATCGAAGAAAAGGGGTGAAACTTTTAAAGCCCAGAAATAAAATGGAGAAGCACAGAATAACATTTGTTCTTG GTATGTTAACTGGCTGCTCAGTAGCACTAGTTATCGGTATTATTGTTTCAATGCATGCAAGGGGACTTATTCGACACGAGGGACGAGAGCAgtatatgaacaatatatttCCTCTTTACag CTTCTTTGGATTCATTTTCCTACACATGCTCGTGTATGGGATAAACACATACCTCTGGAGGCGATTCCGGGTGAACTACCCCTTCATCTTTGGATTTAAATCAGGTACAGAATTGGGATTCAGAGAAATCTTCCTACTTGCTTCGGCCCTTTCAGTACTCACTTTGGTAGCTGTACTTTCAAATCTGGACATGGAaatggatccaagaacacaacattATCAAACATTAACTGAACTGGTTCCGGCAGGACTTGTCATG ATCTTGCTTCTTATAACCTTTTGTCCTTTCAACATTATGTATCGCTCAAGCCGCTACTTTCTCATTAGATGCACATGGCGTTCTCTTTTCGCTCCTCTTTATAAG GTTACCTTCTCGGATTTCTTCTTGGCAGACCAGCTAACAAGCCAG GTTCAGGCTTTCAGAAGTTTGCAATTTTACATTTGCTACTATGGATGGGGAGACTTCAAAAGGAGATCAAACCAGTGTCTTGAAAGCAAa TGCCTACGCCGCGTGTTTGAGGAGAAGAATCTCATGCAAGGACTCAATAGCCTAAAGTATTTCTTAACAGTAGTGGCACTTGTCATTAGGACAATATATGATTTCCGGAGAGGAACGTTTTGGAGAATCATGGCAGCATCAAGTTCGGGAGTCACAACTATTTTTAACACATACTGGGACATTGTCATGGACTGGGGACTTTTAcaaaagaaagcaagaaatccATGGCTGAGAGACAAGCTTTTGATATCAAACAGGACCGTTTACTTTGTGGCCATAGTGAGTACTGAAATGGTTTATTTTAT TTATATCCTTTTTCACTTACTTGGATTGCAGGTAGTCAATATTCTTCTCAGACTTGTATGGATGCAGTTAGTTCTTGAGTTCAATGAAGCGCCGTTCCTCCACAGAAGAGCCATGATTGCACTCGTCGCCTGCCTGGAGATACTTCGTCGTGGAATTTGGAACTTTTTCAGGTTTGATAATACATCCATCACCATCCTGCGTCATAGAAATAAATTGTGTTTGGTTTCCATCTTCCTTCTTTTCCACATTTTTTTGGCATTAGCGCGACATTATAAAGCTTGA
- the LOC140986901 gene encoding oleosin H1-like — protein sequence MADRDRERDRQQLQLHPQQQQYRYEGGLKNILPQKGPSASQIVAIVTLLPVSGTLLALAGITLAGSLIGLAFATPVFLIFSPVLVPAAILIAGAVTAFLTSGAFGLTGLSSLSWVLNSFRQATGRDPQDYAKRRVQEATAQVGEKTRQVGETIKAKGQEGVGREGRESGAAVGAPAGRPA from the coding sequence ATGGCGGATCGGGATCGGGAGCGTGATCGGCAGCAGCTCCAACTACACCCGCAGCAGCAGCAGTACCGCTACGAAGGCGGCCTCAAGAACATCCTCCCACAAAAGGGCCCCTCCGCCTCCCAGATAGTCGCCATAGTCACCCTCCTTCCAGTCAGCGGGACCCTCCTCGCCCTCGCGGGAATCACACTCGCCGGCTCTCTGATCGGCCTCGCCTTCGCCACCCCGGTCTTTCTCATATTCAGCCCAGTTCTCGTCCCCGCCGCCATCCTCATCGCCGGGGCCGTGACCGCGTTCTTGACATCCGGGGCGTTCGGGCTTACGGGACTCTCGTCTCTCTCATGGGTCTTGAATTCATTCAGGCAGGCCACCGGCCGGGATCCGCAGGACTATGCAAAGCGGCGCGTGCAGGAAGCTACAGCTCAAGTGGGAGAGAAAACGAGGCAAGTAGGAGAAACAATCAAGGCTAAAGGTCAGGAAGGAGTAGGGCGAGAAGGAAGAGAATCGGGTGCGGCTGTCGGTGCACCTGCAGGTCGGCCTGCTTGA
- the LOC140985528 gene encoding phosphate transporter PHO1 homolog 9-like isoform X2, which translates to MSQQSPFISKIGSGRKTRFQCTERMKFGKELASQTVQEWQEAYMDYKHLKKLLKNIFKVRQQSALPYSVSRGGFLKRKSTLHRSFSGLMDGDNCSIRSDDEVILVHPVRPESLENDVFYQTIFLKPSEDGGENEIHFFKILDKEFNKVLRFYKEKVKDVTLQAVELSKQMDKLVALRIEVYKPLMEQNGNLQEVESSNTEPEAKDPVNRGHDEDPATNVVQELGTSQENASENNTFPPAYSFHAKINIEPKCPLMKLRRIIKSTNKSNLTIRIEELRRAEEKLRWAFIQYYRQLGLLKIYRSSNISAFSKIMKKYDKITSRSASNSYLQMIDKSDLGSLDEVNMLIGRVEAAFVKYFSNGNRRKGVKLLKPRNKMEKHRITFVLGMLTGCSVALVIGIIVSMHARGLIRHEGREQYMNNIFPLYSFFGFIFLHMLVYGINTYLWRRFRVNYPFIFGFKSGTELGFREIFLLASALSVLTLVAVLSNLDMEMDPRTQHYQTLTELVPAGLVMILLLITFCPFNIMYRSSRYFLIRCTWRSLFAPLYKVTFSDFFLADQLTSQVQAFRSLQFYICYYGWGDFKRRSNQCLESKVYEIFYIVVPVIPFLSRVLQCLRRVFEEKNLMQGLNSLKYFLTVVALVIRTIYDFRRGTFWRIMAASSSGVTTIFNTYWDIVMDWGLLQKKARNPWLRDKLLISNRTVYFVAIVVNILLRLVWMQLVLEFNEAPFLHRRAMIALVACLEILRRGIWNFFRFDNTSITILRHRNKLCLVSIFLLFHIFLALARHYKA; encoded by the exons ATGTCCCAACAATCTCCATTCATTAGCAAAATCGGGAGTGGGAGAAAGACTCGTTTTCAATGCACAGAAAGGATGAAATTTGGCAAGGAATTAGCTTCCCAAACGGTGCAAGAATGGCAGGAAGCATACATGGACTACAAACATCTCAAGAAACTGCTGAAAAACATCTTTAAAGTCAGACAGCAGAGTGCATTACCATATTCAGTAAGCCGAGGTGGTTTCTTGAAGAGGAAATCGACCTTGCACAGATCGTTTAGCGGGTTGATGGATGGAGACAACTGCTCGATAAGGAGTGACGATGAAGTGATATTAGTGCACCCAGTGCGGCCAGAAAGTTTGGAGAATGATGTGTTCTATCAGACAATTTTTTTGAAGCCATCAGAAGATGGTGGTGAAAACGAGATTCATTTCTTTAAGATTCTTGATAAAGAATTCAATAAAGTACTGAGATTTTACAAGGAAAAAGTTAAGGATGTGACTCTGCAGGCAGTGGAGTTGAGCAAGCAGATGGATAAACTTGTCGCCTTAAGGATTGAAGTGTATAAACCTTTGATGGAACAAAACGGGAATCTTCAAGAAGTCGAGTCATCAAATACCGAACCTGAAGCTAAAGATCCTGTGAATAGAGGACATGACG AAGATCCAGCCACGAATGTGGTCCAAGAACTTGGGACCAGCCAGGAAAACGCTTCTGAAAATAATACTTTTCCGCCAGCATATTCGTTTCATGCAAAGATCAATATTGAACCAAAATGTCCTCTTATGAAATTAAGAAGGATCATTAAAAGTACAAACAAGTCGAACCTGACAATCAGAATTGAGGAGCTAAGACGAGCTGAGGAAAAATTAAGATGGGCTTTCATCCAATATTACCGACAGCTCGGACTCCTAAAAATATATCG TTCATCGAATATTTCGGCATTCTCCAAGATCATGAAGAAATATGACAAG ATCACTTCGAGAAGTGCTTCAAATTCTTATTTACAGATGATTGACAAATCGGATCTCGGAAGCTTGGATGAG GTTAACATGCTCATCGGAAGGGTAGAGGCTGCATTTGTTAAGTACTTCTCAAATGGAAATCGAAGAAAAGGGGTGAAACTTTTAAAGCCCAGAAATAAAATGGAGAAGCACAGAATAACATTTGTTCTTG GTATGTTAACTGGCTGCTCAGTAGCACTAGTTATCGGTATTATTGTTTCAATGCATGCAAGGGGACTTATTCGACACGAGGGACGAGAGCAgtatatgaacaatatatttCCTCTTTACag CTTCTTTGGATTCATTTTCCTACACATGCTCGTGTATGGGATAAACACATACCTCTGGAGGCGATTCCGGGTGAACTACCCCTTCATCTTTGGATTTAAATCAGGTACAGAATTGGGATTCAGAGAAATCTTCCTACTTGCTTCGGCCCTTTCAGTACTCACTTTGGTAGCTGTACTTTCAAATCTGGACATGGAaatggatccaagaacacaacattATCAAACATTAACTGAACTGGTTCCGGCAGGACTTGTCATG ATCTTGCTTCTTATAACCTTTTGTCCTTTCAACATTATGTATCGCTCAAGCCGCTACTTTCTCATTAGATGCACATGGCGTTCTCTTTTCGCTCCTCTTTATAAG GTTACCTTCTCGGATTTCTTCTTGGCAGACCAGCTAACAAGCCAG GTTCAGGCTTTCAGAAGTTTGCAATTTTACATTTGCTACTATGGATGGGGAGACTTCAAAAGGAGATCAAACCAGTGTCTTGAAAGCAAagtatatgaaattttttacaTTGTTGTACCAGTTATTCCATTTTTGTCACGAGTTCTGCAG TGCCTACGCCGCGTGTTTGAGGAGAAGAATCTCATGCAAGGACTCAATAGCCTAAAGTATTTCTTAACAGTAGTGGCACTTGTCATTAGGACAATATATGATTTCCGGAGAGGAACGTTTTGGAGAATCATGGCAGCATCAAGTTCGGGAGTCACAACTATTTTTAACACATACTGGGACATTGTCATGGACTGGGGACTTTTAcaaaagaaagcaagaaatccATGGCTGAGAGACAAGCTTTTGATATCAAACAGGACCGTTTACTTTGTGGCCATA GTAGTCAATATTCTTCTCAGACTTGTATGGATGCAGTTAGTTCTTGAGTTCAATGAAGCGCCGTTCCTCCACAGAAGAGCCATGATTGCACTCGTCGCCTGCCTGGAGATACTTCGTCGTGGAATTTGGAACTTTTTCAGGTTTGATAATACATCCATCACCATCCTGCGTCATAGAAATAAATTGTGTTTGGTTTCCATCTTCCTTCTTTTCCACATTTTTTTGGCATTAGCGCGACATTATAAAGCTTGA
- the LOC140985528 gene encoding phosphate transporter PHO1 homolog 7-like isoform X1, which translates to MSQQSPFISKIGSGRKTRFQCTERMKFGKELASQTVQEWQEAYMDYKHLKKLLKNIFKVRQQSALPYSVSRGGFLKRKSTLHRSFSGLMDGDNCSIRSDDEVILVHPVRPESLENDVFYQTIFLKPSEDGGENEIHFFKILDKEFNKVLRFYKEKVKDVTLQAVELSKQMDKLVALRIEVYKPLMEQNGNLQEVESSNTEPEAKDPVNRGHDEDPATNVVQELGTSQENASENNTFPPAYSFHAKINIEPKCPLMKLRRIIKSTNKSNLTIRIEELRRAEEKLRWAFIQYYRQLGLLKIYRSSNISAFSKIMKKYDKITSRSASNSYLQMIDKSDLGSLDEVNMLIGRVEAAFVKYFSNGNRRKGVKLLKPRNKMEKHRITFVLGMLTGCSVALVIGIIVSMHARGLIRHEGREQYMNNIFPLYSFFGFIFLHMLVYGINTYLWRRFRVNYPFIFGFKSGTELGFREIFLLASALSVLTLVAVLSNLDMEMDPRTQHYQTLTELVPAGLVMILLLITFCPFNIMYRSSRYFLIRCTWRSLFAPLYKVTFSDFFLADQLTSQVQAFRSLQFYICYYGWGDFKRRSNQCLESKVYEIFYIVVPVIPFLSRVLQCLRRVFEEKNLMQGLNSLKYFLTVVALVIRTIYDFRRGTFWRIMAASSSGVTTIFNTYWDIVMDWGLLQKKARNPWLRDKLLISNRTVYFVAIVSTEMVYFIYILFHLLGLQVVNILLRLVWMQLVLEFNEAPFLHRRAMIALVACLEILRRGIWNFFRFDNTSITILRHRNKLCLVSIFLLFHIFLALARHYKA; encoded by the exons ATGTCCCAACAATCTCCATTCATTAGCAAAATCGGGAGTGGGAGAAAGACTCGTTTTCAATGCACAGAAAGGATGAAATTTGGCAAGGAATTAGCTTCCCAAACGGTGCAAGAATGGCAGGAAGCATACATGGACTACAAACATCTCAAGAAACTGCTGAAAAACATCTTTAAAGTCAGACAGCAGAGTGCATTACCATATTCAGTAAGCCGAGGTGGTTTCTTGAAGAGGAAATCGACCTTGCACAGATCGTTTAGCGGGTTGATGGATGGAGACAACTGCTCGATAAGGAGTGACGATGAAGTGATATTAGTGCACCCAGTGCGGCCAGAAAGTTTGGAGAATGATGTGTTCTATCAGACAATTTTTTTGAAGCCATCAGAAGATGGTGGTGAAAACGAGATTCATTTCTTTAAGATTCTTGATAAAGAATTCAATAAAGTACTGAGATTTTACAAGGAAAAAGTTAAGGATGTGACTCTGCAGGCAGTGGAGTTGAGCAAGCAGATGGATAAACTTGTCGCCTTAAGGATTGAAGTGTATAAACCTTTGATGGAACAAAACGGGAATCTTCAAGAAGTCGAGTCATCAAATACCGAACCTGAAGCTAAAGATCCTGTGAATAGAGGACATGACG AAGATCCAGCCACGAATGTGGTCCAAGAACTTGGGACCAGCCAGGAAAACGCTTCTGAAAATAATACTTTTCCGCCAGCATATTCGTTTCATGCAAAGATCAATATTGAACCAAAATGTCCTCTTATGAAATTAAGAAGGATCATTAAAAGTACAAACAAGTCGAACCTGACAATCAGAATTGAGGAGCTAAGACGAGCTGAGGAAAAATTAAGATGGGCTTTCATCCAATATTACCGACAGCTCGGACTCCTAAAAATATATCG TTCATCGAATATTTCGGCATTCTCCAAGATCATGAAGAAATATGACAAG ATCACTTCGAGAAGTGCTTCAAATTCTTATTTACAGATGATTGACAAATCGGATCTCGGAAGCTTGGATGAG GTTAACATGCTCATCGGAAGGGTAGAGGCTGCATTTGTTAAGTACTTCTCAAATGGAAATCGAAGAAAAGGGGTGAAACTTTTAAAGCCCAGAAATAAAATGGAGAAGCACAGAATAACATTTGTTCTTG GTATGTTAACTGGCTGCTCAGTAGCACTAGTTATCGGTATTATTGTTTCAATGCATGCAAGGGGACTTATTCGACACGAGGGACGAGAGCAgtatatgaacaatatatttCCTCTTTACag CTTCTTTGGATTCATTTTCCTACACATGCTCGTGTATGGGATAAACACATACCTCTGGAGGCGATTCCGGGTGAACTACCCCTTCATCTTTGGATTTAAATCAGGTACAGAATTGGGATTCAGAGAAATCTTCCTACTTGCTTCGGCCCTTTCAGTACTCACTTTGGTAGCTGTACTTTCAAATCTGGACATGGAaatggatccaagaacacaacattATCAAACATTAACTGAACTGGTTCCGGCAGGACTTGTCATG ATCTTGCTTCTTATAACCTTTTGTCCTTTCAACATTATGTATCGCTCAAGCCGCTACTTTCTCATTAGATGCACATGGCGTTCTCTTTTCGCTCCTCTTTATAAG GTTACCTTCTCGGATTTCTTCTTGGCAGACCAGCTAACAAGCCAG GTTCAGGCTTTCAGAAGTTTGCAATTTTACATTTGCTACTATGGATGGGGAGACTTCAAAAGGAGATCAAACCAGTGTCTTGAAAGCAAagtatatgaaattttttacaTTGTTGTACCAGTTATTCCATTTTTGTCACGAGTTCTGCAG TGCCTACGCCGCGTGTTTGAGGAGAAGAATCTCATGCAAGGACTCAATAGCCTAAAGTATTTCTTAACAGTAGTGGCACTTGTCATTAGGACAATATATGATTTCCGGAGAGGAACGTTTTGGAGAATCATGGCAGCATCAAGTTCGGGAGTCACAACTATTTTTAACACATACTGGGACATTGTCATGGACTGGGGACTTTTAcaaaagaaagcaagaaatccATGGCTGAGAGACAAGCTTTTGATATCAAACAGGACCGTTTACTTTGTGGCCATAGTGAGTACTGAAATGGTTTATTTTAT TTATATCCTTTTTCACTTACTTGGATTGCAGGTAGTCAATATTCTTCTCAGACTTGTATGGATGCAGTTAGTTCTTGAGTTCAATGAAGCGCCGTTCCTCCACAGAAGAGCCATGATTGCACTCGTCGCCTGCCTGGAGATACTTCGTCGTGGAATTTGGAACTTTTTCAGGTTTGATAATACATCCATCACCATCCTGCGTCATAGAAATAAATTGTGTTTGGTTTCCATCTTCCTTCTTTTCCACATTTTTTTGGCATTAGCGCGACATTATAAAGCTTGA
- the LOC140985528 gene encoding phosphate transporter PHO1 homolog 9-like isoform X4, with protein sequence MSQQSPFISKIGSGRKTRFQCTERMKFGKELASQTVQEWQEAYMDYKHLKKLLKNIFKVRQQSALPYSVSRGGFLKRKSTLHRSFSGLMDGDNCSIRSDDEVILVHPVRPESLENDVFYQTIFLKPSEDGGENEIHFFKILDKEFNKVLRFYKEKVKDVTLQAVELSKQMDKLVALRIEVYKPLMEQNGNLQEVESSNTEPEAKDPVNRGHDEDPATNVVQELGTSQENASENNTFPPAYSFHAKINIEPKCPLMKLRRIIKSTNKSNLTIRIEELRRAEEKLRWAFIQYYRQLGLLKIYRSSNISAFSKIMKKYDKITSRSASNSYLQMIDKSDLGSLDEVNMLIGRVEAAFVKYFSNGNRRKGVKLLKPRNKMEKHRITFVLGMLTGCSVALVIGIIVSMHARGLIRHEGREQYMNNIFPLYSFFGFIFLHMLVYGINTYLWRRFRVNYPFIFGFKSGTELGFREIFLLASALSVLTLVAVLSNLDMEMDPRTQHYQTLTELVPAGLVMILLLITFCPFNIMYRSSRYFLIRCTWRSLFAPLYKVTFSDFFLADQLTSQVQAFRSLQFYICYYGWGDFKRRSNQCLESKVYEIFYIVVPVIPFLSRVLQCLRRVFEEKNLMQGLNSLKYFLTVVALVIRTIYDFRRGTFWRIMAASSSGVTTIFNTYWDIVMDWGLLQKKARNPWLRDKLLISNRTVYFVAIVVNILLRLVWMQLVLEFNEAPFLHRRAMIALVACLEILRRGIWNFFRLENEHFNNIEKYRAFNLSPLPFHCEDENFL encoded by the exons ATGTCCCAACAATCTCCATTCATTAGCAAAATCGGGAGTGGGAGAAAGACTCGTTTTCAATGCACAGAAAGGATGAAATTTGGCAAGGAATTAGCTTCCCAAACGGTGCAAGAATGGCAGGAAGCATACATGGACTACAAACATCTCAAGAAACTGCTGAAAAACATCTTTAAAGTCAGACAGCAGAGTGCATTACCATATTCAGTAAGCCGAGGTGGTTTCTTGAAGAGGAAATCGACCTTGCACAGATCGTTTAGCGGGTTGATGGATGGAGACAACTGCTCGATAAGGAGTGACGATGAAGTGATATTAGTGCACCCAGTGCGGCCAGAAAGTTTGGAGAATGATGTGTTCTATCAGACAATTTTTTTGAAGCCATCAGAAGATGGTGGTGAAAACGAGATTCATTTCTTTAAGATTCTTGATAAAGAATTCAATAAAGTACTGAGATTTTACAAGGAAAAAGTTAAGGATGTGACTCTGCAGGCAGTGGAGTTGAGCAAGCAGATGGATAAACTTGTCGCCTTAAGGATTGAAGTGTATAAACCTTTGATGGAACAAAACGGGAATCTTCAAGAAGTCGAGTCATCAAATACCGAACCTGAAGCTAAAGATCCTGTGAATAGAGGACATGACG AAGATCCAGCCACGAATGTGGTCCAAGAACTTGGGACCAGCCAGGAAAACGCTTCTGAAAATAATACTTTTCCGCCAGCATATTCGTTTCATGCAAAGATCAATATTGAACCAAAATGTCCTCTTATGAAATTAAGAAGGATCATTAAAAGTACAAACAAGTCGAACCTGACAATCAGAATTGAGGAGCTAAGACGAGCTGAGGAAAAATTAAGATGGGCTTTCATCCAATATTACCGACAGCTCGGACTCCTAAAAATATATCG TTCATCGAATATTTCGGCATTCTCCAAGATCATGAAGAAATATGACAAG ATCACTTCGAGAAGTGCTTCAAATTCTTATTTACAGATGATTGACAAATCGGATCTCGGAAGCTTGGATGAG GTTAACATGCTCATCGGAAGGGTAGAGGCTGCATTTGTTAAGTACTTCTCAAATGGAAATCGAAGAAAAGGGGTGAAACTTTTAAAGCCCAGAAATAAAATGGAGAAGCACAGAATAACATTTGTTCTTG GTATGTTAACTGGCTGCTCAGTAGCACTAGTTATCGGTATTATTGTTTCAATGCATGCAAGGGGACTTATTCGACACGAGGGACGAGAGCAgtatatgaacaatatatttCCTCTTTACag CTTCTTTGGATTCATTTTCCTACACATGCTCGTGTATGGGATAAACACATACCTCTGGAGGCGATTCCGGGTGAACTACCCCTTCATCTTTGGATTTAAATCAGGTACAGAATTGGGATTCAGAGAAATCTTCCTACTTGCTTCGGCCCTTTCAGTACTCACTTTGGTAGCTGTACTTTCAAATCTGGACATGGAaatggatccaagaacacaacattATCAAACATTAACTGAACTGGTTCCGGCAGGACTTGTCATG ATCTTGCTTCTTATAACCTTTTGTCCTTTCAACATTATGTATCGCTCAAGCCGCTACTTTCTCATTAGATGCACATGGCGTTCTCTTTTCGCTCCTCTTTATAAG GTTACCTTCTCGGATTTCTTCTTGGCAGACCAGCTAACAAGCCAG GTTCAGGCTTTCAGAAGTTTGCAATTTTACATTTGCTACTATGGATGGGGAGACTTCAAAAGGAGATCAAACCAGTGTCTTGAAAGCAAagtatatgaaattttttacaTTGTTGTACCAGTTATTCCATTTTTGTCACGAGTTCTGCAG TGCCTACGCCGCGTGTTTGAGGAGAAGAATCTCATGCAAGGACTCAATAGCCTAAAGTATTTCTTAACAGTAGTGGCACTTGTCATTAGGACAATATATGATTTCCGGAGAGGAACGTTTTGGAGAATCATGGCAGCATCAAGTTCGGGAGTCACAACTATTTTTAACACATACTGGGACATTGTCATGGACTGGGGACTTTTAcaaaagaaagcaagaaatccATGGCTGAGAGACAAGCTTTTGATATCAAACAGGACCGTTTACTTTGTGGCCATA GTAGTCAATATTCTTCTCAGACTTGTATGGATGCAGTTAGTTCTTGAGTTCAATGAAGCGCCGTTCCTCCACAGAAGAGCCATGATTGCACTCGTCGCCTGCCTGGAGATACTTCGTCGTGGAATTTGGAACTTTTTCAG GTTGGAGAACGAACACTTCAACAACATCGAAAAATATCGAGCCTTCAATTTATCACCTCTGCCATTTCACTGTGAAGATGAAAATTTTTTGTGA